The proteins below come from a single Solea senegalensis isolate Sse05_10M linkage group LG2, IFAPA_SoseM_1, whole genome shotgun sequence genomic window:
- the ftcdnl1 gene encoding formiminotransferase N-terminal subdomain-containing protein isoform X1, with the protein MKGFININLSNMASSSLSRRLVACLLNISEARRKDVVETVAKAALYNTEGVQREATTVLNIFNDHDYNRSVITIVSSIDSIREAVLSACEKACGLIDMCAHKGVHPCMGAVDLIPIYPLGEEVRVQDCAEQAQAVARGLATRVQGTTVFLFGWADSPLHRGLAQRRKEMGWFKKMPDLRIQPDIGPQPQKRFGVTGVGASPYVMNCNVTIDTQDVVVGRRIATAIRESTPGGLPGVQAMAFPHEGDVEIACNVESVKSGPSGHVTADEPWPSFSIEGRQYCHAPASLITRRVAELARKQGVGIKGTALVGFTPHECRGLAELALSQGVAEFWKEQHRIRM; encoded by the exons ATGAAAGGCTTCATCAACATCAAtttaag TAACATGGCCTCCAGTTCTCTGAGCAGACGACTCGTGGCTTGTCTCCTCAACATTTCCGAGGCTCGCAGGAAAGACGTGGTGGAGACTGTGGCCAAAGCAGCTTTGTACAACACTGAAG GTGTTCAACGAGAGGCGACCACAGTGCTGAACATCTTCAACGATCATGACTACAATCGCTCTGTTATCACCATTGTGTCCAGCATAGATTCCATCC GGGAGGCGGTCCTGTCTGCATGCGAGAAAGCCTGCGGGCTGATCGACATGTGCGCTCACAAGGGGGTTCACCCGTGCATGGGTGCCGTCGACCTCATACCCATCTATCCACTGGGGGAGGAGGTGCGAGTGCAGGACTGTGCTGAACAGGCACAAG CTGTGGCTCGGGGACTCGCGACGAGGGTCCAGGGCACCACGGTCTTCCTGTTTGGCTGGGCAGACTCCCCTCTTCACCGGGGGCTGGcgcagaggaggaaggagatgggCTGGTTCAAGAAGATGCCGGACCTGCGGATCCAGCCCGACATCGGGCCACAGCCGCAGAAGAGGTTTGGTGTCACAG GAGTTGGAGCCAGTCCGTACGTCATGAACTGCAACGTCACTATCGACACCCAGGACGTCGTCGTGGGACGCAGGATCGCCACGGCCATCAGAGAGTCCACCCCCGGGGGCCTCCCGGGGGTGCAGGCAATGGCTTTCCCACATGAGGGCGACGTGGAAATTGCCTGTAACGTGGAAAGCGTGAAAAGCGGCCCGTCAGGTCATGTGACTGCGGACGAACCCTGGCCGTCTTTCAGTATCGAAGGACGGCAGTACTGCCACGCTCCAGCTTCCCTCATCACGCGGAGGGTCGCGGAGCTGGCACGCAAGCAGGGGGTTGGTATTAAAGGTACGGCCTTGGTGGGGTTTACTCCCCACGAGTGCAGGGGCTTAGCGGAGTTAGCGCTGTCTCAAGGTGTTGCAGAGTTTTGGAAAGAGCAGCACAGGATCCGTATGTGA
- the ftcdnl1 gene encoding formiminotransferase N-terminal subdomain-containing protein isoform X2 has translation MASSSLSRRLVACLLNISEARRKDVVETVAKAALYNTEGVQREATTVLNIFNDHDYNRSVITIVSSIDSIREAVLSACEKACGLIDMCAHKGVHPCMGAVDLIPIYPLGEEVRVQDCAEQAQAVARGLATRVQGTTVFLFGWADSPLHRGLAQRRKEMGWFKKMPDLRIQPDIGPQPQKRFGVTGVGASPYVMNCNVTIDTQDVVVGRRIATAIRESTPGGLPGVQAMAFPHEGDVEIACNVESVKSGPSGHVTADEPWPSFSIEGRQYCHAPASLITRRVAELARKQGVGIKGTALVGFTPHECRGLAELALSQGVAEFWKEQHRIRM, from the exons ATGGCCTCCAGTTCTCTGAGCAGACGACTCGTGGCTTGTCTCCTCAACATTTCCGAGGCTCGCAGGAAAGACGTGGTGGAGACTGTGGCCAAAGCAGCTTTGTACAACACTGAAG GTGTTCAACGAGAGGCGACCACAGTGCTGAACATCTTCAACGATCATGACTACAATCGCTCTGTTATCACCATTGTGTCCAGCATAGATTCCATCC GGGAGGCGGTCCTGTCTGCATGCGAGAAAGCCTGCGGGCTGATCGACATGTGCGCTCACAAGGGGGTTCACCCGTGCATGGGTGCCGTCGACCTCATACCCATCTATCCACTGGGGGAGGAGGTGCGAGTGCAGGACTGTGCTGAACAGGCACAAG CTGTGGCTCGGGGACTCGCGACGAGGGTCCAGGGCACCACGGTCTTCCTGTTTGGCTGGGCAGACTCCCCTCTTCACCGGGGGCTGGcgcagaggaggaaggagatgggCTGGTTCAAGAAGATGCCGGACCTGCGGATCCAGCCCGACATCGGGCCACAGCCGCAGAAGAGGTTTGGTGTCACAG GAGTTGGAGCCAGTCCGTACGTCATGAACTGCAACGTCACTATCGACACCCAGGACGTCGTCGTGGGACGCAGGATCGCCACGGCCATCAGAGAGTCCACCCCCGGGGGCCTCCCGGGGGTGCAGGCAATGGCTTTCCCACATGAGGGCGACGTGGAAATTGCCTGTAACGTGGAAAGCGTGAAAAGCGGCCCGTCAGGTCATGTGACTGCGGACGAACCCTGGCCGTCTTTCAGTATCGAAGGACGGCAGTACTGCCACGCTCCAGCTTCCCTCATCACGCGGAGGGTCGCGGAGCTGGCACGCAAGCAGGGGGTTGGTATTAAAGGTACGGCCTTGGTGGGGTTTACTCCCCACGAGTGCAGGGGCTTAGCGGAGTTAGCGCTGTCTCAAGGTGTTGCAGAGTTTTGGAAAGAGCAGCACAGGATCCGTATGTGA